Part of the Calditerrivibrio sp. genome is shown below.
GGTAATCTTTTATTGTTTAGCTCCACTTCAAAGTTTCTCGATTGGGCATTTGCTCTATAGAGAATAGCAATATCGTTGAGTTCTACTCCCAAGTTAACAAGCTCTTGAATTTTATTGGCAACAAAAGCAGCTTCCTCAATTTCATTCTCAAAACATTGTATTACCACATGCCCCATCTCCTTTTTATAGGATTGTAGCTCTTTAACCCTTCTATACCGATTATTAGAAATCAGACAGTTGGCTGCATGAAGTATATTAAATCCGCTTCTGTAATTATCTACTAATTTTACAATTTTTACACTTGGGAAATACTGATCAAAGTTCAAAATATTCTTTATTTCAGCACCTCGCCAACCATAAATAGATTGATCATCATCTCCAACAGCAGTAACCCTTCCATCACTATCGGATAGATTTATGAGAAATTCCAATTGAATCCCATTCGTATCCTGAAACTCATCCACCAGTATATATTTAAAAAGTGTTTTGTAAAAGTACTTCACCTCAGGAAATCTTTTTAATATTCTTAGGGCTAAGGAAAGCATATCATCGAAATCTATCATAGACATAGATTTCAAAACAGATTGATAGTTAGCAAATACTTCATCAAATTTGTACTCATCAAAAGATAAATTAACTTCGTTAACAAATTCCATAGTATTTTTAAAGTTACTGATCGAACTGAGATATATTTTTGGTGGGTATTTTTTAGAATCTATATTAAGATTTTTAAGAATGTCCCTTAAAATAGAAATTCTATCATCCTGATCTATTATCCCAAAATTAGGCGGTAAATCTATAAGATAACCATCCCTTCTTAACATCTTTAAAGCTATTGAATGAAAAGTTCCTATCCAGATACCCCTACTCCTGTTTCCCGTCAAATTTGTTACCCTTTTGGACATTTCATCAGCAGCTTTGTTTGTGAATGTCATAGCCAAAATATTTTCTGGAGCAATGTTTAACTCTTTGATAATATAAGCAATCTTATGAGTAATTACTTTAGTTTTGCCTGTACCTGCACCAGCAATAACCAACAATGGCCCATCATTATAAAGAACTGCATCTTTTTGAGACTGATTCAAATCGTCTAACATCAGTTCTGTTCTTTGTAACTTACTAATGTTTTTAGATAAGCATTCTCACTTAAATAAAGATATAGCCTGCCCAAGACATCCTTCCTTTTATCGTCACTTATATAGTCAGACTCTTCAATCAATTGTTTAAGCCTTCTTTCTATGTCCTTAATATCATAGTCAAGATCGTCAAGTATATCTAAAATATTCTGAGCCTCCAAAAGATTGGTTACCTCGTAATTACCCTCATCATCGAATACAACAGAAAACTCAGTGGGGTGCGTAAAAAGATTGTGTTGCATACCCAATATCTCCTGATAAGCACCAACAAGAAAGAAAGCCAAAAAATACTCCTCTTTGTTTACATCCACATCATGTAAAAATAATGGTTTGCGTATATCAAATGCTATCTCTCCATCACTATCACAAGTTATATCCCACAAACTAGCAGACCTTGTCGGTTTTTCATTTAGTCTATCAAGGG
Proteins encoded:
- a CDS encoding UvrD-helicase domain-containing protein; this encodes MLDDLNQSQKDAVLYNDGPLLVIAGAGTGKTKVITHKIAYIIKELNIAPENILAMTFTNKAADEMSKRVTNLTGNRSRGIWIGTFHSIALKMLRRDGYLIDLPPNFGIIDQDDRISILRDILKNLNIDSKKYPPKIYLSSISNFKNTMEFVNEVNLSFDEYKFDEVFANYQSVLKSMSMIDFDDMLSLALRILKRFPEVKYFYKTLFKYILVDEFQDTNGIQLEFLINLSDSDGRVTAVGDDDQSIYGWRGAEIKNILNFDQYFPSVKIVKLVDNYRSGFNILHAANCLISNNRYRRVKELQSYKKEMGHVVIQCFENEIEEAAFVANKIQELVNLGVELNDIAILYRANAQSRNFEVELNNKRLPYKVIGSVGFYGRKEIKDILAFLRFYSNPYDIQSFKRAIKIPPRHIGDATIEKVSAFTLENGVDILTSIKELYNTFTDRVKKSFDEFIVLFDGFEHLKVSEMIKNIVDKIEYENFLSQYEDMYEVERRMDNINELINAAVQKEEDGELTLKDFLSDATLYTSNDEDATGFIKLMTIHSAKGLEFHTVFLTGLEEGVFPLYKAIDNDLEMEEERRLCYVGITRSKEMLFISHVNRRLFYGKPQILKPSPFIFEIKHNMIKSDIGYDRVSHEKFGDGKIIKIEGSGENSKVTVNFEHFGIKTIIAKFLKFYSSR